Proteins co-encoded in one Papaver somniferum cultivar HN1 chromosome 5, ASM357369v1, whole genome shotgun sequence genomic window:
- the LOC113277697 gene encoding probable alpha-galactosidase B — protein sequence MMLIMRILLFMTALVLLQREVAEAMAEKQEQQANLPPRGWNSYDFFSWIISEEEFLQNAEIVSQRLLTHGYQYVVVDYLWYRRKVPGAYTNSLGFDVIDEWGRMIPDPERWPSFK from the exons ATGATGCTGATAATGAGAATCCTACTTTTCATGActgctcttgttcttcttcaaag GGAAGTAGCTGAAGCTATGGCAGAGAAGCAAGAACAACAAGCTAATCTCCCTCCAAGAGGTTGGAACTCTTATGATTTCTTTTCATGGATCATCTCAGAGGAAGAGTTCTTGCAAAATGCGGAAATTGTTTCACAACGGCTACTTACTCACGGATATCAG TACGTTGTGGTGGATTACCTTTGGTATAGGAGGAAGGTACCTGGTGCCTACACTAATTCACTGGGGTTTGATGTAATCGATGAATGGGGAAGGATGATTCCTGATCCAGAAAGATGGCCTTCTTTCAAatga